TGATAGAAAACAATATTCCTACAGCCAAGTACTGGTCTACAAATTCTAGAGTGGAAGCACTAGAGATTCTTCACAGATTTAACCAACCTCTTGTAATAAAAGCTGACGGTCTTGCAGCAGGTAAAGGTGTAACCGTTTGTGAAACCATTGAGCAATCTAAAAAAGCAATCAACGACGTATTTTCAGGAAAGTTTGGCTCTGCAGGAAATAAAATAATCCTTGAAGAAAAAATTGAAGGACCAGAAGTTTCTATTTTTGCTCTTTGTGATGGAGAGAAATTAATTGTTCTTCCCCCAGCACAAGATCACAAAAGATTACTTGAAGGAGACAATGGTCCAAATACTGGAGGAATGGGAGCCTATGCACCTGCTCTTCTAATCAATCAAAAAGATATTCAAGATCTAACTGAATTAATACTTATACCAACTTTAAAAGGTCTGAAAAAAAAGAAAATAAGATATATAGGCGTAATTTATGCAGGTTTAATGATTACATCATCTGGACCAAAAGTTATTGAATTTAATTGCCGTTTTGGTGACCCTGAATGTCAAGCTTTAATGCCATTGATGGGAGAGGAATTTGCATCTGTACTTTTCGCTTGCGCTAGAGGAGAACTAGAAAAGGCGCCAAAACTTACATTTCATGATGTGTGCAGTGCATGTGTTGTTGCAGCATCTAAGGGATATCCAGAAAACACCAAAAAAGGTGATCGAATAAATATAAATATTGAATCAAACCAATCAATCCAAGTTTTTCACGCGGGAACCACAATCGATGAATTTGACAATATAATCACCAATGGAGGCAGGGTTCTTTCAGTGGTAGCTCAAGGAGAAAGCTTCGATAAGGCGTTCCAATTAGCCTACTCAAATCTTGATAAAATCAACTTTGATGGTATGCATTTTCGTAAAGATATAGGGTACCAAGTTAGGAATATTAAAATATAAATTATCATTAATGAATAATTCAAATTCAAATAAAAATAATAAGTTATCATCGGAAATTGATGATATATTTACAGGTGAATTTAGTATATTTCAGACGATAAGTTTATGGTGGTCAAGGTTTAATTTAAGGTCTAAATTACTAGCCTTCGGAACGTTAGTAGTTAGCTTTATAATGACTCTTATTACCTTTTTTGCTCTTAGTAGTATTCAAAAAGATGCTGGGATGAATGATACAAGATATGCGAGAGATTTAGGATTATTATTATCGGGAAATGTTACCGAATTAGTAGCCAATAACCAAACGAGAGAACTCTTTAATGTAGCGGAGAAATTCTGGCGTTCAAGCAGAAATCTAAGGTACATTTTTTTTACTGACCCAGATGGCTTTGTAAAGCTTGGTATTCCAGTAAGTGCAACGACTTCAGGCCCTGAGGAAGAGAGTGCTCTACAACTAACAAGAAAATTACAACTACCTAGTGAATTAAAAAAACAACCTCAATTTCCATTAGTAAGACAACATTCAACACCACAAGGTCAAGTAACTGATGTTTTTGTGCCAATGCTTTGGAAGGGCGAATATCTCGGCACCTTGGCTCTTGGAGTAACACCCAATAAGAAAGCCCTTGCAACAGCTGCATTGACTAGAGAAATTACTGTTGCAGTATTTATATCAATATGGGTTTTAGTAATAATTGGCGCAGTATTTAATGCTCTAACAATTACTCGCCCGATCAAAGAATTAGTTATTGGAGTCAGAGAAATTGCAAAAGGTAATTTCAAATCAAGAGTTGATCTCCCAATGAGTGGAGAGCTTGGAGAGCTTTTAAATGGTTTTAATGCAATGGCATCTAAATTAGAAGATTACGATGCAGCCAACATAGAAGAATTAAAGGCCGCGCAAGTCAAACAGCAGTCTTTAATAGCCACTATGGCAGATGGAGCTCTTCTTCTAGACGAACAAGGAAATATCGTTTTGGTAAATCCTACGGCCAGAAGACTCTTCCGATGGGAAGGTAGAAATCTTGAAGGTCAAAAATTGTTAAATCAACTTCCTGATTTACTTGTAAGACAACTTGAGACACCAATCACATCCCTTTTAAATAACTTTGGAGATAGTGATGACTTGCGATGCAATCTTGAAGAACCACCAAGAACACTTCGTATAGTTTTAAAGTCTGTCAGAGATACAACTGGAGAAAACATCAAAGGGATTGCGGTTACTGTTCAAGATCTCACTAGGGAAGTTCAATTAAATGCAGCACAAAAGAGATTTATTAGTAACGTTTCACACGAGTTAAGAACGCCATTATTTAATATTAAAAGTTATGTTGAAACTTTGTATGACTTAGGAGAACAGCTTACTAAAGATGAGCAAAAAGAATTTCTAGGTGTTGCAAATTCAGAAACTGATAGACTTACTCGTTTGGTTAATGATGTTCTTGACTTATCCAAATTAGAGTCTGGAAGAACGATCCAACTTGAACCACTAAGTATAAAAGAAGCAATGGAACAAACCCTAAGAAATTATAAACTTAATGCTGAGGATAAAAATGTCAAATTAAAACTGAATGTAGAAAAT
The sequence above is drawn from the Prochlorococcus marinus XMU1408 genome and encodes:
- the purD gene encoding phosphoribosylamine--glycine ligase encodes the protein MTKNPNHKGLNQLKRILIIGGGGRENSIAWALSKNQSIHQIYVCPGNGGTANFEKCICLQLKDEKTIILECNRLQIDLVIIGPEDPLAKGLANKLREAGLIVFGPCKEGAQLEASKDWAKTLMIENNIPTAKYWSTNSRVEALEILHRFNQPLVIKADGLAAGKGVTVCETIEQSKKAINDVFSGKFGSAGNKIILEEKIEGPEVSIFALCDGEKLIVLPPAQDHKRLLEGDNGPNTGGMGAYAPALLINQKDIQDLTELILIPTLKGLKKKKIRYIGVIYAGLMITSSGPKVIEFNCRFGDPECQALMPLMGEEFASVLFACARGELEKAPKLTFHDVCSACVVAASKGYPENTKKGDRININIESNQSIQVFHAGTTIDEFDNIITNGGRVLSVVAQGESFDKAFQLAYSNLDKINFDGMHFRKDIGYQVRNIKI
- a CDS encoding ATP-binding protein; translation: MNNSNSNKNNKLSSEIDDIFTGEFSIFQTISLWWSRFNLRSKLLAFGTLVVSFIMTLITFFALSSIQKDAGMNDTRYARDLGLLLSGNVTELVANNQTRELFNVAEKFWRSSRNLRYIFFTDPDGFVKLGIPVSATTSGPEEESALQLTRKLQLPSELKKQPQFPLVRQHSTPQGQVTDVFVPMLWKGEYLGTLALGVTPNKKALATAALTREITVAVFISIWVLVIIGAVFNALTITRPIKELVIGVREIAKGNFKSRVDLPMSGELGELLNGFNAMASKLEDYDAANIEELKAAQVKQQSLIATMADGALLLDEQGNIVLVNPTARRLFRWEGRNLEGQKLLNQLPDLLVRQLETPITSLLNNFGDSDDLRCNLEEPPRTLRIVLKSVRDTTGENIKGIAVTVQDLTREVQLNAAQKRFISNVSHELRTPLFNIKSYVETLYDLGEQLTKDEQKEFLGVANSETDRLTRLVNDVLDLSKLESGRTIQLEPLSIKEAMEQTLRNYKLNAEDKNVKLKLNVENNLAFVLGNWDMILQVLDNLVGNALKFSQNGGTINLKAYTWPDICVASPVDLENKAPHCEILSPMPKIRVEVSDTGCGISEIDQQRIFERFYRVEDSVHTEVGTGLGLSIVKGIVDKHGSEIRMASEPNIGTTFWFELPLEDSDADQLLLKSARKNWEIENDKSLV